A genomic region of Palaemon carinicauda isolate YSFRI2023 chromosome 11, ASM3689809v2, whole genome shotgun sequence contains the following coding sequences:
- the LOC137650020 gene encoding F-box only protein 21-like, giving the protein MMERVVNIENLPYEVLERILSDFNVSVEDVVSCSFASKYLNGVCQRNSLWKTKYSQHYPYSYEYSESVIKDKVDWKARFIGKYKSKKKLIQCILGLSRTFVWSMYHDYEWPDIPRRALALYQSLFKEEYGDANMYYILDECHNILMTSPQCVDLTLKYYADKVYNHIYGQCITNQKWEEFVAQPVKYNYEEGLYWIVISLQQDPRTKLEPNICTQKWITYSLDTLAAQTLLYIHKKFPNNPICLKPEGKDGDSLWESQWKGEHCLEILQATHHIVKHANRFKINNSLLGSGPDHYCIDKVLSNKKGSSKMLLVIQSCIARRLGVHTEVHKCVTDHILDTWKLHYIGQDSVSGYIDGCELCKEDEPSVSLVIDWREGQLVDAPGMCRAIIQQIVFLAECWLKGEQWPAGEPILYDLLDEETYHQPIRLLFTAWQHVEHWKMSRLYHYMHCLLKVTGSEQIEGKLLHLSILLRINSKHTLEKLLNFRRVMGLPSNTMRDLLRMLASVDKRARTRVSELKNLLSTGMTNYASLNPLASIPWPHGWPGGEMVQKRRVNRKSWQVQFAVGEVLEQRGGDLCVVYDWDSMCVESEDTLVLMGETGLAHGTDQPFYRVLTDGGLARYLAQENLRHARRPRHLKNPLIGRYFTAFIYPFYIPNPQKAYEYPEDANIREQNALTLKLKFTVNEYR; this is encoded by the coding sequence ATGATGGAGAGAGTTGTGAACATTGAGAACCTTCCTTATGAAGTGCTTGAACGAATTCTGAGCGATTTCAATGTCAGCGTCGAGGATGTTGTCAGCTGTTCGTTCGCAAGTAAATATCTTAATGGGGTGTGTCAGCGTAATTCTTTGTGGAAAACGAAGTACAGTCAACATTATCCTTACAGTTATGAGTACAGTGAGTCAGTGATTAAAGATAAAGTCGACTGGAAAGCTAGATTTATCGGCAAATACAAGAGCAAGAAGAAGCTGATTCAATGTATTTTAGGGTTGTCAAGAACGTTTGTCTGGTCCATGTACCATGATTACGAGTGGCCTGACATTCCTCGTCGTGCACTGGCCCTTTACCAATCTTTATTTAAAGAAGAATATGGCGATGCTAATATGTATTACATTTTGGATGAGTGCCACAACATTCTAATGACTAGCCCACAGTGTGTGGATTTAACGCTGAAATATTACGCCGATAAAGTTTACAATCACATTTATGGACAGTGTATTACTAATCAGAAATGGGAAGAGTTTGTTGCACAACCTGTTAAGTACAATTACGAAGAAGGCTTATACTGGATAGTCATAAGCTTGCAGCAAGATCCGAGGACGAAATTGGAGCCCAATATTTGCACACAGAAATGGATCACATACTCATTAGATACGCTTGCAGCACAAACTTTGTTGTACATTCATAAAAAGTTTCCAAATAACCCTATTTGCTTAAAGCCGGAAGGGAAAGATGGTGATTCGCTGTGGGAAAGTCAGTGGAAAGGGGAGCACTGCTTGGAAATACTGCAAGCCACACATCATATTGTAAAACATGCGAACCGATTCAAAATTAACAATAGTTTACTTGGTAGTGGACCAGATCATTATTGTATTGATAAAGTATTGTCCAATAAGAAAGGGAGTTCTAAAATGCTCTTAGTTATTCAGTCTTGTATAGCTAGGAGACTTGGTGTCCATACTGAGGTTCACAAGTGTGTGACGGATCATATTTTGGATACATGGAAACTACACTATATTGGTCAAGACAGTGTGAGTGGTTATATAGATGGTTGTGAACTGTGCAAAGAAGATGAACCATCTGTGAGTTTAGTTATTGATTGGAGAGAGGGACAGTTAGTGGATGCGCCGGGAATGTGTCGTGCCATAATTCAGCAAATTGTATTTCTAGCAGAATGTTGGCTGAAAGGAGAGCAGTGGCCAGCTGGGGAACCTATCTTATATGATTTGTTGGATGAAGAAACATATCATCAGCCTATACGATTGCTATTCACTGCTTGGCAGCATGTTGAGCATTGGAAAATGAGCAGGTTATACCATTATATGCATTGTCTACTGAAGGTAACTGGCAGCGAACAGATTGAAGGGAAGCTGCTGCACCTAAGCATACTTCTACGCATTAACTCGAAACACACACTTGAAAAGTTGTTGAATTTCAGGAGAGTGATGGGACTGCCGTCAAACACAATGAGAGACTTATTGCGTATGTTAGCTAGTGTTGACAAAAGGGCACGTACTCGTGTTTCTGAACTGAAGAATCTACTGTCAACAGGAATGACGAATTATGCAAGTTTAAACCCTTTGGCAAGTATTCCTTGGCCCCATGGATGGCCTGGAGGTGAAATGGTACAAAAACGCAGAGTCAACCGTAAAAGTTGGCAAGTTCAGTTTGCTGTTGGTGAAGTTCTAGAGCAAAGAGGTGGTGATCTATGTGTAGTTTATGACTGGGATTCCATGTGCGTTGAAAGTGAGGATACGTTAGTACTGATGGGTGAAACAGGGTTAGCTCATGGTACTGATCAACCTTTTTATAGGGTTCTCACAGATGGGGGATTAGCACGATACCTAGCACAGGAAAATCTTCGACACGCCCGTAGACCCAGGCACCTGAAAAATCCATTGATCGGTCGCTATTTTACTGCATTCATTTATCCATTTTACATACCTAATCCCCAGAAAGCATATGAATATCCTGAGGATGCCAATATCCGTGAGCAAAATGCTCTCACTCTTAAGTTGAAATTTACGGTTAATGAATATAGGTAG